A window of the Gordonia humi genome harbors these coding sequences:
- a CDS encoding AAA family ATPase gives MSAADIVPVFADAADVTARLAQTGYLADGATSTTTFLADRLGKPLLVEGPAGVGKTELARAIAQATDAELIRLQCYEGIDEARALYEWNHAKQILAIQAAGSRDWDATKNDIFSEEFLLARPLLTAISRTEPTVLLIDEIDKADVDMEGLLLEVLSDFAITIPEMGTVTSARRPIVLLTSNANRELSEALKRRCLYLYIDFPDAALEREILASRVPDLPEKVAEELVRVVGVLRGLDIKKKPSVAETIDWGNTLLAMTTGEEAVSGGRLDESLLAKTLGVVLKHRPDVTTAIRELKLG, from the coding sequence ATGAGCGCCGCCGACATCGTCCCCGTCTTCGCCGACGCCGCCGACGTCACTGCTCGTCTGGCGCAGACCGGCTATCTCGCCGACGGCGCCACGTCGACGACGACCTTCCTCGCCGATCGCCTCGGCAAACCGCTGCTCGTCGAGGGGCCCGCGGGAGTCGGCAAGACCGAGCTCGCTCGCGCGATCGCGCAGGCCACCGACGCCGAACTGATCCGCCTGCAGTGCTACGAGGGGATCGACGAGGCGCGCGCCCTCTACGAGTGGAACCACGCCAAGCAGATCCTGGCGATCCAGGCCGCGGGCAGCCGCGATTGGGATGCGACCAAGAACGACATCTTCTCCGAAGAGTTCCTCCTCGCTCGTCCGCTGCTCACGGCCATCTCGCGCACCGAGCCGACGGTCCTGCTGATCGACGAGATCGACAAGGCCGACGTCGACATGGAGGGACTGCTCTTGGAGGTGCTCAGCGACTTCGCGATCACCATCCCGGAGATGGGTACGGTCACCTCGGCCCGGCGGCCCATCGTGCTGCTCACCTCCAACGCGAACCGGGAACTGTCGGAGGCGCTCAAGCGCCGTTGCCTGTACCTGTACATCGACTTCCCGGACGCCGCCCTCGAACGGGAGATCCTCGCCTCGCGTGTCCCGGATCTGCCGGAGAAGGTCGCCGAGGAACTCGTCCGCGTCGTCGGCGTCCTCCGCGGGCTCGACATCAAGAAGAAGCCGTCGGTCGCCGAGACCATCGACTGGGGCAACACGCTGCTCGCGATGACGACCGGCGAGGAGGCCGTGTCCGGTGGACGCCTCGATGAGTCGTTGCTGGCGAAGACCCTCGGCGTGGTGCTCAAGCACCGTCCCGATGTGACGACGGCGATCCGCGAACTGAAGCTGGGCTGA
- a CDS encoding response regulator, with product MVVEDEPDLAGLVASYLERDGFETTVTGDGAAAIDLARGVDPDVMVLDLGLPGLDGVEVCRRLREFSDAYVVMLTARTEEVDTLIGLSVGADDYMTKPFSPRELSARIQARIRRPRAGLGGPRPPSPTRGLRVFGDLAVDVAAREVTVGGRPIHLTRTEFDVLAVLSADPGVVVTRSGLIGAVWRTGWDGADHLVDVHIGHLRRKLGDDAVRGRYVRTVRGVGYRMGDGR from the coding sequence ATGGTGGTCGAAGACGAACCCGACCTCGCGGGACTCGTCGCGTCGTATCTCGAGCGCGACGGATTCGAGACCACGGTGACCGGTGACGGCGCCGCGGCGATCGACCTGGCGCGCGGTGTGGACCCGGACGTGATGGTCCTCGACCTCGGGCTGCCCGGACTCGACGGCGTCGAGGTGTGCAGGCGGCTGCGTGAGTTCTCCGACGCGTACGTCGTGATGCTGACGGCGCGTACGGAAGAGGTCGACACTCTGATCGGTCTGTCCGTCGGCGCCGACGACTACATGACGAAGCCGTTCAGCCCGCGTGAGCTGTCGGCCCGGATACAGGCGCGGATCCGTCGTCCACGTGCCGGACTCGGCGGCCCGCGCCCGCCGTCGCCGACCCGTGGACTACGGGTGTTCGGCGACCTCGCAGTCGACGTCGCCGCACGCGAGGTGACCGTCGGCGGTCGTCCGATCCACCTGACCCGCACCGAGTTCGACGTGTTGGCGGTGCTGTCGGCCGACCCCGGGGTCGTCGTCACGCGGAGCGGTCTGATCGGCGCCGTATGGCGCACCGGGTGGGACGGCGCCGATCATCTCGTCGACGTGCACATCGGTCATCTGCGCCGAAAGCTCGGCGACGACGCCGTCCGCGGTCGGTACGTGAGGACGGTCCGCGGCGTGGGCTACCGGATGGGAGACGGGCGATGA
- the nadD gene encoding nicotinate-nucleotide adenylyltransferase, protein MSSETARARRIGIMGGTFDPIHNGHLVAASEVADRVKLDQVIFVPTGRPWQKEGEHASDPSRQVSPAEHRYLMTVVATASNPQFTVSRVDIEREGVTYTVDTLRDLRRALPDDELYFITGADALETILTWHDWEDLFELANFIGVSRPGYELNVEHLTEHLATRPARALQLIEIPALAISSTDCRVRAAAGRPVWYLVPDGVVQYIAKHGLYREEPSERD, encoded by the coding sequence ATGTCATCGGAGACTGCGCGCGCCCGCCGCATCGGCATCATGGGCGGCACCTTCGACCCGATCCACAACGGTCACCTCGTCGCGGCGAGCGAGGTCGCGGATCGAGTGAAGCTCGACCAGGTGATCTTCGTTCCCACGGGCCGACCGTGGCAGAAAGAGGGTGAGCACGCGTCCGACCCGTCCCGGCAGGTCAGTCCGGCCGAGCACCGATACCTGATGACGGTGGTCGCCACCGCGTCGAACCCCCAGTTCACGGTCAGTCGAGTCGACATCGAGCGGGAAGGCGTCACGTACACGGTCGACACCCTGCGCGACCTGCGGCGAGCACTCCCAGACGACGAGCTGTACTTCATCACCGGAGCCGATGCACTCGAGACCATCCTGACCTGGCATGATTGGGAAGACCTTTTCGAGCTGGCGAACTTCATCGGAGTGTCGCGGCCCGGATACGAACTGAACGTCGAACATCTGACCGAACATCTGGCGACGCGCCCCGCACGGGCACTGCAGTTGATCGAGATCCCCGCGCTGGCGATCTCGTCCACCGATTGTCGTGTGCGGGCCGCTGCCGGACGTCCCGTCTGGTACCTGGTGCCCGACGGCGTCGTCCAGTACATCGCCAAGCACGGTCTGTACCGAGAGGAACCCAGTGAGCGCGACTGA
- the rsfS gene encoding ribosome silencing factor, whose protein sequence is MSATEESIAMATIAAHAAVDRLATNVAAIDVSEQLVITDVFLIGSADNERQVNSIVEEVEDKLREAGHQPLRREGTREGRWALLDYGELVVHIQHDDERDFYGLERLWKDCPLIDIEGIETPERPAGDSDRLAGADE, encoded by the coding sequence GTGAGCGCGACTGAAGAATCCATCGCGATGGCGACCATCGCCGCGCACGCCGCCGTCGACCGACTCGCGACGAACGTCGCGGCGATCGACGTCTCCGAGCAGCTCGTCATCACCGACGTGTTCCTGATCGGCTCGGCGGACAACGAGCGTCAGGTCAACTCGATCGTCGAAGAGGTCGAGGACAAGCTCCGGGAGGCCGGACACCAGCCGCTGCGCCGGGAGGGCACGCGCGAGGGACGTTGGGCACTGCTCGACTACGGCGAACTCGTGGTGCACATCCAGCACGACGACGAGCGCGACTTCTACGGCCTCGAGCGCCTCTGGAAGGATTGTCCGCTGATCGACATCGAGGGCATCGAGACGCCCGAGCGGCCGGCAGGCGACTCCGACCGGCTCGCCGGCGCCGACGAATGA
- a CDS encoding sensor histidine kinase has product MSRASRRGVDSRRLGFGARLFVASFLVVVVCFLTAGVVVVVIAPGVFHHHLRLAGLDTDADVLGHVEMALRGTLLRALLPAAAVAVVVALGASWWMAHRMERSVRRLVSSAAAIAGGRYDTRVDGSGLGREFDALATAVNELARRLGETESVRRRMLADLGHEMRTPVATVDSHLEAIEDGVRAADADTLAVLRAATRRLGRLAEDIGAVSRMQEGLEAIRLEPTGARSLADAAAAIAGPSYAEADVALTVDGDDAPLRADPARIGQVLGNLLDNARRHSPAGRTVTLTTRVDVDRIVFAVADSGDGIAADRLPYVFDRFYRTDDARARGDGGSGIGLTIARALVEAHGGTLTAASDGPGTGAVFTATLPVDGTSAADANLSS; this is encoded by the coding sequence ATGAGTCGGGCGTCGCGTCGCGGCGTCGACAGCCGCCGACTCGGGTTCGGCGCCCGCCTGTTCGTCGCGTCGTTCCTCGTGGTCGTGGTGTGCTTCCTCACCGCGGGAGTCGTGGTCGTGGTGATCGCGCCCGGCGTCTTTCACCATCACCTCCGGCTCGCGGGACTCGATACCGACGCCGATGTGCTCGGTCATGTCGAGATGGCGCTGCGCGGCACCCTCCTGCGTGCACTGCTGCCCGCCGCCGCGGTCGCCGTCGTCGTGGCCCTCGGAGCGAGTTGGTGGATGGCGCACCGCATGGAGCGCTCGGTACGACGGCTCGTCTCGTCCGCGGCGGCGATCGCCGGAGGACGATACGACACCCGTGTGGACGGCAGCGGTCTCGGCCGCGAGTTCGACGCCCTCGCCACCGCCGTCAACGAACTGGCTCGTCGTCTCGGCGAGACCGAGTCGGTCCGCCGCCGCATGCTCGCCGACCTCGGCCATGAGATGAGAACGCCGGTCGCGACCGTCGACTCCCATCTGGAGGCGATCGAGGACGGCGTGCGCGCCGCCGACGCCGACACCCTCGCGGTGCTGCGCGCGGCGACCCGGCGTCTGGGCAGGCTCGCCGAGGACATCGGCGCCGTGTCGCGCATGCAGGAGGGTCTCGAGGCGATCCGTCTCGAACCGACCGGCGCGCGGTCGCTCGCCGACGCCGCGGCGGCGATCGCCGGACCGTCGTACGCCGAGGCCGACGTCGCGCTGACCGTCGACGGCGACGACGCCCCGCTCCGCGCCGATCCGGCCCGCATCGGCCAGGTTCTCGGCAACCTCCTCGACAACGCCCGCCGCCATTCGCCCGCGGGTCGGACGGTCACCCTGACGACCCGCGTCGACGTCGACCGCATCGTCTTCGCCGTCGCCGACTCCGGTGACGGGATCGCCGCGGACCGATTGCCGTACGTGTTCGACCGCTTCTATCGCACCGACGACGCCCGAGCCCGTGGCGACGGCGGCAGCGGCATCGGACTGACCATCGCCCGCGCTCTGGTCGAAGCGCACGGGGGAACACTGACCGCGGCGAGCGACGGCCCCGGTACGGGAGCGGTGTTCACCGCGACCCTGCCCGTCGACGGGACGTCGGCGGCTGACGCTAACCTGAGTTCATGA
- a CDS encoding DUF305 domain-containing protein, protein MNIRPIATGVAVLAAVAVIAGCSDSTDSSPHSGHDMSSMSAPASANTSRPAHNAADVMFAQMMIPHHRQAVTMSEILLAKQGVPSDVRTLATSIKGAQAPEVEQLTGWLTEWGEPTQTEMSDHRMDGMVSEADLTRLEDAVGAEAAALYLRQMIGHHEGAVDMAKTEIANGENTDAVAMAHSIVATQQKEIDRMRTMLE, encoded by the coding sequence ATGAACATCCGCCCGATCGCCACAGGTGTCGCCGTTCTCGCAGCAGTCGCCGTCATCGCGGGCTGCTCCGATTCGACCGACTCGTCCCCGCACTCGGGACACGACATGTCGTCGATGTCGGCTCCCGCGTCGGCGAACACCTCGCGGCCGGCGCACAATGCCGCCGACGTCATGTTCGCGCAGATGATGATCCCGCACCATCGGCAGGCGGTGACGATGAGCGAGATCCTCCTCGCCAAGCAGGGCGTTCCGTCGGACGTCCGCACACTGGCGACGTCGATCAAGGGCGCCCAGGCCCCCGAGGTCGAGCAGCTGACCGGCTGGCTGACGGAGTGGGGCGAGCCGACGCAGACCGAGATGAGCGATCACCGCATGGACGGCATGGTGTCGGAGGCGGATCTGACCCGGCTCGAGGACGCGGTCGGCGCCGAAGCCGCCGCACTCTATCTGCGCCAGATGATCGGCCATCACGAAGGCGCCGTGGACATGGCGAAGACCGAGATCGCGAACGGCGAGAACACCGACGCCGTGGCCATGGCGCACAGCATCGTCGCCACTCAGCAGAAGGAGATCGACCGGATGAGGACGATGCTGGAGTGA
- a CDS encoding HNH endonuclease family protein, with protein MRWRDWPARRRRGVARLTAKQWSGLSAFAVLTIVVAVSVGLPETARTVAPERVREARAALAALSVLPERPPHDTAYDRGTFGSAWTDASDAPGAGNGCDTRNDILARDLEVTGRVPIASCPRAVSSGVLISPYTGRQIVFERGRSSAAVQIDHVVALSYAWDLGAKDWSSTRRTRFANDPSNLLAVDGPSNMDKSDAEPAAWMPPLDGFACQYAVQVVTVLAAYGLPVDDPSRRVLERALAGC; from the coding sequence ATGCGGTGGAGGGACTGGCCCGCGCGACGACGCCGCGGCGTCGCACGGTTGACGGCCAAGCAGTGGTCCGGGCTGTCGGCGTTCGCCGTCCTCACGATCGTCGTCGCGGTGAGCGTCGGGCTGCCGGAGACCGCGCGGACGGTCGCACCCGAACGAGTACGGGAGGCGCGGGCCGCGCTCGCCGCGCTGTCCGTGCTTCCGGAGCGGCCTCCGCACGACACCGCCTACGACCGCGGGACGTTCGGTTCCGCGTGGACCGATGCCTCCGACGCTCCGGGCGCGGGAAACGGTTGCGACACCCGTAACGACATACTCGCCCGAGATCTCGAGGTGACCGGACGCGTGCCGATCGCCTCGTGTCCGCGCGCCGTCTCCTCAGGGGTGCTGATCAGCCCGTACACCGGTCGGCAGATCGTCTTCGAGCGCGGTCGCTCGTCCGCGGCGGTCCAGATCGATCATGTGGTGGCATTGTCGTACGCCTGGGATCTCGGCGCGAAGGACTGGTCGAGTACGCGGCGCACCCGGTTCGCGAACGATCCGTCGAACCTGCTCGCGGTGGACGGCCCCAGCAATATGGACAAATCCGATGCCGAACCGGCGGCCTGGATGCCGCCGCTGGACGGCTTCGCCTGCCAGTACGCGGTCCAGGTCGTGACCGTCCTGGCGGCCTACGGTCTGCCTGTCGACGATCCGTCGCGTCGCGTGCTGGAACGGGCGTTGGCGGGATGCTGA
- the recG gene encoding ATP-dependent DNA helicase RecG — protein MMLTTSSPLTESTIDEKLLAKLAGLELTTVGELLRYVPRRYIRQGQVSPTERPEPDEWITVIGRVEKAQMIQMRKRYGQFLKVVVSDGQMRYEASFFNARYIKRVLVTGVRVALAGKVKYFQDRIQLSHPDWLVLPDDGMDVHGTSMMSELLADAPEGEEVLTGTADDVEHFGRSIIPIYPATRDVQTWEIWRAVRQVLADTVPAADPLTESQRTARGFITSDEAIRDVHLPESLESIEQAKTRLKFDEALAVQTALAQRRADLGAELSLSCPHVPGGLEDRLLATLPFQLTDGQKTVLGEIGDDLAVEHPMNRLLQGEVGSGKTLVSLLAMLRVVDNGHQCAILAPTEVLAAQHYRTVMTMLGDLARGGELGAADGATRVGLLTGSLGTAAKRQTLLDAVTGESGIVIGTHALLEENVEFFDLGMVVVDEQHRFGVEQRDVLRNKGRDDQRPHFLVMTATPIPRTVAMTTFGDLDTSVMTELPRGRRPITTTVVPMTKPKWVHRVWERAAEEIDAGRQVYVVCTRIGDEESNKKAAKKSAKKKDEPEKEDDTVSVLQQAEMLETGPLADRRIEVLHGRMHPDDKNAVMDAFTRGDVDVLVATTVIEVGVDVPNATTMAIVNAERFGVSQLHQLRGRVGRGQHAGLCLLLTSAHELSSSMERLKAVEASTDGFELAMVDLQQRREGDVLGSLQSGGKSSLSFLSLIEDAEVIADARELSESIVESDRELADHPELADLVRAILLPTRAEYLEKS, from the coding sequence ATGATGCTGACGACGTCCTCGCCGCTGACCGAGTCGACGATCGATGAGAAGCTGCTCGCCAAGCTCGCCGGTCTGGAGCTGACCACGGTCGGCGAACTGCTGCGCTACGTGCCGCGCCGGTACATCAGACAGGGACAGGTGTCGCCGACCGAACGACCCGAGCCGGACGAGTGGATCACGGTCATCGGGCGCGTCGAGAAGGCGCAGATGATTCAGATGCGCAAGCGGTACGGTCAGTTCCTCAAGGTGGTCGTCAGTGACGGCCAGATGCGGTACGAGGCGAGCTTCTTCAACGCGAGATACATCAAACGCGTCCTGGTGACCGGGGTCCGGGTGGCCCTCGCGGGCAAGGTGAAGTACTTCCAGGACCGGATTCAGCTGTCGCATCCGGACTGGCTGGTTCTGCCCGACGACGGGATGGACGTGCACGGGACGTCCATGATGTCCGAACTCCTCGCCGACGCGCCTGAGGGCGAAGAAGTGCTCACCGGCACCGCCGACGACGTCGAGCACTTCGGTCGCTCGATCATCCCCATATATCCGGCGACCCGGGACGTGCAGACCTGGGAGATCTGGCGCGCGGTCCGGCAAGTCCTCGCCGACACCGTCCCGGCCGCCGATCCGCTCACCGAGTCGCAGCGCACCGCACGCGGATTCATCACCAGCGACGAGGCGATCCGGGATGTGCACCTGCCCGAGTCCCTCGAGTCGATCGAACAGGCCAAGACGCGCCTCAAGTTCGACGAGGCGCTCGCGGTGCAGACCGCGTTGGCGCAGCGTCGCGCGGACCTCGGGGCCGAACTCTCCCTCTCCTGCCCGCACGTCCCGGGCGGTTTGGAGGATCGACTCCTCGCGACGTTGCCGTTCCAGCTGACCGACGGGCAGAAGACCGTGCTCGGCGAGATCGGTGACGACCTCGCCGTCGAGCATCCGATGAATCGGCTGCTGCAGGGCGAGGTCGGCTCGGGAAAGACCCTGGTGTCTCTGCTCGCGATGCTGCGCGTGGTCGACAACGGTCATCAGTGCGCGATTCTGGCGCCCACCGAAGTCCTTGCCGCCCAGCACTATCGGACCGTGATGACGATGCTCGGCGACCTCGCGCGGGGAGGTGAGCTCGGAGCTGCCGACGGTGCGACCCGCGTCGGCCTGCTCACCGGATCGCTCGGCACCGCGGCCAAACGTCAGACCCTCCTCGACGCGGTGACCGGCGAGTCGGGCATCGTCATCGGCACGCACGCTCTGCTGGAGGAGAACGTCGAGTTCTTCGATCTGGGCATGGTTGTCGTCGACGAGCAGCACCGCTTCGGTGTGGAGCAGCGAGATGTGCTGCGCAACAAGGGACGCGACGATCAGCGCCCGCACTTCCTGGTGATGACGGCGACCCCTATCCCACGCACCGTCGCCATGACGACCTTCGGAGATCTGGACACGTCGGTGATGACCGAGCTGCCGCGCGGACGCCGGCCGATCACGACCACCGTGGTCCCGATGACCAAGCCCAAGTGGGTTCACCGCGTGTGGGAGCGCGCCGCGGAGGAGATCGACGCCGGCCGCCAGGTGTACGTGGTGTGCACCCGGATCGGCGACGAGGAGTCGAACAAGAAGGCCGCGAAGAAGTCGGCCAAGAAGAAGGACGAGCCGGAGAAGGAGGACGATACGGTCTCGGTCCTCCAACAGGCCGAGATGCTCGAGACCGGGCCGCTGGCCGATCGTCGCATCGAGGTGCTTCACGGTCGAATGCATCCCGACGACAAGAACGCGGTCATGGACGCGTTCACGCGCGGCGACGTGGACGTGCTGGTGGCGACCACGGTCATCGAGGTCGGTGTGGACGTGCCGAATGCGACCACGATGGCCATCGTCAACGCCGAGCGATTCGGCGTGAGCCAGCTGCATCAGCTGCGCGGCCGCGTCGGACGCGGACAGCACGCCGGTCTGTGCCTGCTGCTGACGTCGGCGCACGAACTGTCGTCGTCGATGGAGCGGTTGAAGGCGGTCGAAGCCTCTACCGACGGTTTCGAGCTGGCGATGGTGGATCTGCAGCAGCGCCGCGAGGGCGACGTCCTCGGCTCACTGCAGTCCGGCGGCAAGTCGTCGTTGAGCTTTCTGTCGTTGATCGAGGACGCTGAGGTGATCGCCGACGCCCGCGAACTGTCCGAGTCGATCGTCGAGTCGGACAGGGAACTCGCCGACCATCCGGAGCTCGCCGACCTGGTCCGCGCGATCCTTCTGCCGACCCGGGCGGAGTACTTGGAGAAGAGCTGA
- a CDS encoding glutamate-5-semialdehyde dehydrogenase, with amino-acid sequence MSASTATDVTAVVTVLATAAKKASRSLATLTTAQKDAVLRDAADAVDAAADTILAANAEDVSRAEIAGTEASLVDRLRLTPERIAGITDGLRQVASLPDPIGQVVTGKTLPNGLDLRQVRVPLGVVGFVYEARPNVTVDGFGIAFKSGNAVLLRGSSSAAMSNEALVGVLREVLTRSSVSPDAVALLPSASHDSVTALIQARGLVDVVIPRGGAGLISAVVRDAKVPTIETGTGNCHVYVHADADVDIATRIILNAKTRRPSVCNTAESVLIDKAIAAEALAPLMSALQSQGVVIHGDEDGMEPATEDDWHREYLSLDIAMKIVDGLDEAIEHIAVYGTGHTEAIVTKSLQAANEFTARVDAAAVMVNASTAFTDGEQFGFGAEIGISTQKLHARGPMGLTELTSTKWLVWGDGQVRPA; translated from the coding sequence ATGAGCGCATCAACCGCCACCGACGTCACCGCGGTCGTCACCGTTCTGGCCACTGCCGCGAAGAAGGCCTCCCGGAGTCTCGCGACGCTGACCACCGCGCAGAAGGACGCCGTCCTCCGCGACGCCGCCGATGCGGTCGATGCGGCGGCCGACACGATCCTCGCCGCCAACGCCGAGGACGTGAGCCGAGCGGAGATCGCGGGCACCGAGGCCTCGCTCGTCGACCGCCTCCGTCTGACGCCCGAGCGGATCGCCGGGATCACCGACGGACTGCGCCAAGTCGCCTCCCTGCCGGATCCGATCGGCCAGGTCGTCACCGGCAAGACTCTGCCCAACGGACTCGACCTGCGTCAGGTGCGGGTGCCGCTCGGCGTCGTCGGCTTCGTCTACGAGGCACGGCCCAATGTGACCGTCGACGGATTCGGCATCGCCTTCAAGTCCGGTAACGCCGTCCTGCTGCGCGGCTCGTCGTCGGCCGCCATGTCGAACGAGGCTCTGGTCGGCGTGCTCCGCGAGGTCCTCACACGCAGCAGCGTCAGCCCCGACGCCGTCGCGCTGCTGCCCAGCGCGAGCCACGACAGCGTCACCGCGCTCATTCAGGCACGTGGGCTGGTCGACGTGGTGATTCCGCGCGGCGGCGCGGGACTGATCTCGGCCGTCGTCCGCGACGCCAAAGTCCCCACCATCGAGACCGGAACCGGCAACTGTCACGTGTACGTGCACGCCGACGCCGATGTCGACATCGCCACGCGGATCATTCTCAACGCGAAGACCCGTCGTCCCAGCGTGTGCAACACCGCCGAGTCGGTGCTGATCGACAAGGCGATCGCCGCCGAGGCGCTCGCCCCGCTGATGTCCGCGCTGCAGTCGCAGGGCGTGGTGATCCACGGCGACGAGGACGGCATGGAACCGGCCACCGAGGACGACTGGCACCGTGAATACCTCTCCCTCGACATCGCGATGAAGATCGTCGACGGTCTCGACGAGGCCATCGAGCACATCGCCGTGTACGGCACCGGGCACACCGAGGCCATCGTCACCAAGTCGCTGCAGGCCGCCAACGAATTCACCGCGCGAGTCGACGCCGCCGCGGTGATGGTCAACGCGTCCACCGCGTTCACCGACGGCGAGCAGTTCGGCTTCGGCGCCGAGATCGGCATCTCCACGCAGAAGCTCCATGCTCGCGGCCCGATGGGTCTGACCGAACTCACCTCCACCAAGTGGCTGGTGTGGGGCGACGGTCAGGTGCGTCCCGCATGA
- a CDS encoding vWA domain-containing protein, with translation MAGADRVVDTLTGFVEDLRGRGITVGPSNLIDAGQAMTVLDLLDRESLREGLAATLLSDHNHRDTFDLCFELWFPLGNAARLAAFEVPRDDDGNVDVEAMRETVADILADPDADADGRFDQLVAAIVAEMGRYESARGESYSVYQAMSQISPQTLIARIAAAMAGGGRDGERAGTDALNRQAARDATRRLTDAVTTETQRRMAEVRGREAVSQYAVPKLPENIDFFSANAQDMIKMRRTIDPIARLLAAKLEFRRRRNKHAAVDVRATLRASMSTGGVPIELRRRKPRPGKPELIIICDVSGSVAGFSQFTLQLVYALRQQFSNVRVFAFVDTVDEVTDFFAHGNDDTQFGQRMTEMLHEAKISTRDGHSDYGHMLKGFAETYLDSLTHRSALLILGDARNNFRPARADALAKIRERVRNAYWLNPERKQAWDSGDSSASVYAAEVDMYECRNADQLGRVIADLLPV, from the coding sequence ATGGCGGGTGCCGACCGGGTCGTCGACACGCTCACCGGATTCGTCGAGGATCTGCGCGGACGCGGCATCACCGTCGGACCGTCGAATCTGATCGACGCCGGGCAGGCGATGACCGTTCTGGACCTCCTGGACCGTGAGTCGTTGCGGGAGGGCCTCGCGGCGACCCTGCTGTCCGACCACAATCACCGCGACACCTTCGACCTGTGCTTCGAGTTGTGGTTCCCGCTCGGCAACGCCGCGCGACTTGCCGCTTTCGAGGTGCCGCGCGACGACGACGGGAACGTCGACGTGGAGGCCATGCGCGAGACGGTCGCCGACATCCTCGCCGACCCGGACGCGGACGCCGACGGCCGTTTCGATCAGCTCGTGGCGGCGATCGTCGCCGAGATGGGACGGTACGAGTCGGCGCGCGGAGAGTCGTACTCGGTGTATCAGGCGATGTCGCAGATCTCACCGCAGACGCTGATCGCGCGGATCGCCGCGGCGATGGCCGGCGGGGGACGCGACGGTGAGCGTGCCGGAACAGACGCGCTCAACCGACAGGCCGCCCGCGACGCGACGCGCAGACTCACCGACGCCGTCACCACCGAGACGCAGCGCCGGATGGCGGAAGTCCGCGGGCGCGAGGCGGTGTCGCAGTACGCGGTGCCGAAGCTGCCCGAGAACATCGACTTCTTCTCCGCCAACGCGCAGGACATGATCAAGATGCGGCGCACGATCGACCCGATCGCGCGGCTGCTGGCCGCGAAGCTGGAGTTCCGCCGTCGCCGCAACAAGCATGCGGCCGTCGATGTGCGGGCCACGCTGCGCGCCTCGATGTCGACCGGGGGAGTGCCGATCGAACTGAGGCGGCGCAAGCCGAGGCCCGGTAAGCCCGAGCTGATCATCATCTGCGACGTGTCCGGGTCGGTCGCGGGCTTCAGCCAGTTCACCCTCCAGCTCGTGTACGCGCTGCGCCAGCAGTTCTCGAACGTTCGCGTATTCGCCTTCGTCGACACCGTCGACGAGGTCACCGACTTCTTCGCGCACGGCAACGACGACACGCAGTTCGGGCAGCGGATGACCGAGATGCTGCACGAGGCGAAGATCAGCACGCGGGACGGCCATTCCGACTACGGGCACATGCTCAAGGGCTTCGCCGAGACGTATCTCGACTCCCTGACCCATCGCAGCGCCCTGTTGATCCTCGGCGACGCGCGGAACAACTTCCGGCCGGCACGCGCGGACGCGTTGGCGAAGATCCGTGAGCGGGTCCGCAACGCGTACTGGCTCAACCCCGAACGGAAGCAGGCCTGGGACTCCGGCGACTCGTCGGCGAGCGTGTACGCCGCCGAGGTCGACATGTACGAGTGCCGCAACGCCGACCAGCTCGGGCGGGTGATCGCCGACCTGCTGCCGGTGTGA